A stretch of Drosophila gunungcola strain Sukarami chromosome 3L unlocalized genomic scaffold, Dgunungcola_SK_2 000002F, whole genome shotgun sequence DNA encodes these proteins:
- the LOC128257732 gene encoding uncharacterized protein LOC128257732: MASEEDEVYTEDETNEAMFFIREHELPMTELRYALKYVRILHGARSPENQVLADPVAQIPVAEVEPPVFNWEDKENQPVERHP, translated from the exons atggctTCAGAAGAAGACGAG GTATACACGGAGGACGAGACGAACGAGGCCATGTTCTTCATCCGGGAGCATGAGCTGCCCATGACGGAGCTGCGCTATGCCCTCAAGTATGTGCGGATCCTGCACGGAGCCCGATCCCCGGAGAACCAGGTGCTGGCGGACCCAGTTGCCCAGATTCCGGTCGCGGAGGTGGAGCCACCAGTATTCAACTGGGAGGACAAGGAGAACCAACCCGTAGAGCGGCACCCATGA